The Lysobacter sp. HDW10 genome window below encodes:
- a CDS encoding vWA domain-containing protein, translating into MNEHSHISVILDRTGSMECIRADVVGGFNTFLSQQKSAPHPATFTLVQFDSHAPYEVLYAFEPISNIEPLTLEQYVPRASTPLYDAIGKGILDLEAQLSGMTEAERPGKIIFVIVTDGQENASREFTRARTSALIEAKKGLGWDFVFLSADETAFRDARGMGISHEGSLMFSKSKRGNDAAWSAASERISARRSGVADKVSFDDTDRAASE; encoded by the coding sequence ATGAACGAACACAGCCATATTTCGGTCATCTTGGACCGCACCGGTTCGATGGAATGCATTCGCGCGGATGTCGTGGGTGGTTTCAACACATTCTTGTCACAGCAAAAGTCGGCGCCGCATCCTGCGACCTTCACATTGGTGCAATTCGATTCGCACGCGCCGTATGAAGTGCTGTATGCGTTCGAGCCCATTTCCAACATTGAACCACTCACGCTTGAGCAGTACGTGCCGCGCGCGAGCACGCCCTTGTACGACGCGATAGGCAAAGGCATCCTCGATCTGGAAGCACAGTTGTCGGGGATGACAGAAGCCGAGCGGCCCGGCAAGATCATTTTCGTCATCGTGACCGATGGTCAGGAAAACGCCAGCCGCGAATTCACGCGTGCGCGCACCTCAGCATTGATCGAAGCCAAAAAAGGTTTGGGTTGGGATTTTGTATTTTTGAGTGCAGATGAAACCGCGTTCCGCGACGCGCGCGGCATGGGCATCTCTCATGAGGGGTCTTTGATGTTCAGCAAATCCAAGCGCGGCAACGACGCGGCATGGTCGGCTGCCTCCGAACGGATCAGTGCGCGGCGATCAGGTGTGGCAGACAAAGTCTCTTTTGACGACACAGACCGCGCGGCGAGCGAATGA
- a CDS encoding YigZ family protein, giving the protein MDTLASPVNHEVEIKHSRFIAHAAPVTSVEAASAFFAEVGDPSATHNCWAWRLGGEYRFNDDGEPAGTAGRPILSAIDGQGYDQVAVVVTRWYGGIKLGAGGLVRAYGGAAAECLRLAPRVPLIAMADISVRYAFEDTGAVHALTAQFAAEKSGEQFNAEGAVLQLRLPEVAVDRLKIALRDATRDRARVCITK; this is encoded by the coding sequence ATGGATACACTGGCGTCGCCCGTCAATCACGAAGTTGAAATCAAGCACAGTCGTTTCATCGCACACGCCGCGCCCGTGACATCCGTTGAGGCCGCGTCGGCTTTCTTTGCAGAAGTGGGTGATCCATCGGCCACACACAATTGCTGGGCTTGGCGCTTGGGTGGTGAGTATCGATTCAATGACGACGGTGAGCCCGCAGGCACCGCCGGCAGGCCCATCCTGTCCGCGATTGATGGGCAAGGCTATGACCAAGTGGCCGTGGTGGTCACGCGATGGTATGGCGGCATCAAACTAGGCGCAGGTGGATTGGTACGCGCCTATGGGGGCGCTGCTGCGGAGTGCTTACGGCTTGCACCGAGAGTGCCCTTGATTGCGATGGCAGATATTTCAGTGCGCTATGCGTTTGAAGACACCGGCGCTGTGCACGCGCTCACTGCACAATTCGCGGCCGAAAAATCCGGGGAGCAGTTCAACGCGGAAGGCGCAGTGTTGCAGCTACGCCTGCCTGAAGTTGCCGTGGATCGATTGAAGATCGCACTACGCGATGCAACGCGCGATCGCGCGCGCGTTTGCATCACGAAGTAG
- a CDS encoding TraB/GumN family protein encodes MRILICAAVLALATSSVSAQQATHPIATQSAEAPPTPTYTQLDAVTVEGAQPGPGLWQANKNGHTVWILGTVSPLPSGMQWQLNTVKDVIAQSQEVISPPDINIQANIGIFKGLFLFNRLRKMDQNPDGKHLSEVLSAPTYARWQRLKSRYMPNDKDVEKKRPMFAAGALLKAAYAKSGLSDKSLIWPAINPLIKDNKLKVTSTSIKLKIEDPAQALKEFKDETMNDELCLSSAMNLLENNIPAVKARANAWARGDVARIRQLPIADRNSDCVQALMEAQVAATRGLRNVPATLRSNWLTAVDAASARNESTFAVMSVDMLIGKDGYLASLKEKGYEIIEP; translated from the coding sequence ATGCGAATACTTATATGCGCCGCCGTATTGGCCTTGGCGACGTCTTCGGTGAGTGCGCAACAAGCGACGCACCCAATTGCCACGCAGAGCGCAGAGGCACCGCCAACACCGACCTACACACAGCTCGATGCGGTCACGGTCGAAGGTGCACAACCCGGGCCAGGCCTGTGGCAAGCCAACAAGAACGGTCATACCGTTTGGATCCTCGGCACCGTCTCCCCGCTACCGAGTGGGATGCAATGGCAATTGAATACGGTGAAGGACGTGATCGCGCAATCGCAAGAGGTGATCTCGCCGCCGGACATCAACATACAAGCCAACATCGGTATTTTCAAAGGCCTGTTCTTGTTCAATCGATTGCGCAAGATGGACCAGAATCCGGATGGAAAGCATTTGAGTGAAGTTCTTTCGGCCCCTACCTATGCGCGCTGGCAACGACTCAAATCGCGCTACATGCCAAACGACAAAGACGTGGAAAAGAAGCGCCCGATGTTTGCCGCCGGTGCCTTGTTGAAAGCCGCCTACGCAAAGAGTGGATTGAGCGACAAATCTTTGATCTGGCCGGCCATCAATCCCCTGATTAAAGACAATAAGTTAAAGGTGACGAGCACCTCGATCAAATTGAAGATCGAAGATCCTGCGCAGGCTTTGAAAGAATTCAAAGACGAAACCATGAATGACGAGCTGTGTCTCTCGAGTGCAATGAATTTGCTCGAGAACAATATTCCTGCAGTCAAAGCGCGCGCGAATGCATGGGCACGTGGCGACGTCGCGCGGATACGTCAGCTGCCGATTGCGGATCGCAATAGCGATTGCGTACAGGCCTTGATGGAAGCCCAGGTTGCCGCAACGCGTGGTCTGCGCAATGTCCCGGCTACGCTTAGATCAAACTGGCTGACCGCAGTGGACGCCGCCAGTGCACGCAACGAAAGCACTTTCGCTGTGATGTCGGTCGATATGCTGATCGGCAAGGATGGCTACCTCGCATCCCTGAAAGAGAAGGGCTACGAGATCATCGAACCCTGA
- a CDS encoding DNA-3-methyladenine glycosylase translates to MPIEVAPELLGKLLVRDDGRVLRIVETEAYAQDDPAAHTFRGETARNRSMFGAPGHLYVYFSYGVHWCANLVCGPKGYGAGVLIRAGEPLAGIELMAQARNGVVLKQLCNGPGKLAQAMGINKAFDGMDVTGGDVITAMDDGYRPPGIVACPRIGISKAAEAPLRFLVSESPYVSKRASAR, encoded by the coding sequence ATGCCGATTGAAGTCGCACCGGAGTTGCTTGGCAAGCTGCTGGTGCGCGATGACGGACGCGTGCTTCGCATCGTAGAAACGGAAGCTTACGCACAAGACGATCCGGCAGCACATACGTTTCGCGGCGAGACGGCGCGTAATCGTTCTATGTTCGGTGCGCCCGGTCATCTCTATGTGTATTTCAGTTACGGCGTCCATTGGTGCGCCAATTTGGTGTGTGGACCCAAAGGCTATGGCGCGGGCGTGTTGATTCGTGCAGGCGAACCCTTGGCGGGCATTGAGTTGATGGCGCAGGCACGCAACGGCGTGGTGCTCAAACAACTCTGCAATGGTCCCGGCAAGCTCGCGCAAGCGATGGGCATTAACAAAGCGTTCGATGGCATGGATGTGACAGGTGGCGATGTGATTACCGCCATGGATGACGGCTACCGGCCGCCTGGCATCGTTGCCTGTCCACGCATCGGCATCAGTAAGGCTGCGGAAGCACCGCTACGCTTTCTAGTGTCAGAGAGCCCCTATGTGTCCAAACGCGCCTCAGCGCGCTGA